In Xylocopa sonorina isolate GNS202 chromosome 3, iyXylSono1_principal, whole genome shotgun sequence, one genomic interval encodes:
- the Sema2a gene encoding semaphorin 2a isoform X3, producing MSYTSLPRKKLMGPDEHVREFSCGMLYYRTLYLDSKRDALYVGAMDKVFRLNLSNISHSNCERDALNLEPSNVANCVSKGKSEHFDCRNHIRVIQPMGDGNRLYMCGTNAHSPKDWVIYSNLTHLPRHEFVPGVGMAIAKCPYDPADNSTAVWVEKGNPGDLPALYSGTNAEFTKADTVIFRTDLYNLTTGRKAFSFKRTLKYDSKWLDKPNFVGSYDIGSHVFFFFRETAVEYINCGKSVYSRVARVCKRDTGGKNILSQNWSTYLKARLNCSIPGEFPFYFNEIQSIYKVPGDDTHFYGTFTTSTNGLMGSAICSFHIDAIQEAFRGKFKEQATSSSAWLPVLPNKVPEPRPGQCVNDTETFPDTVLNFIRSHPLMDSAISHENEKPVFYKRDVMLTRLVVDKLRIDFVDVDLDYTVYYAGSSDGRVHKVVQWIDNNGESQSILLDVFDVTPGEPIQAMEISKEHKALYVASDHRIKQIDLVMCTRRYDNCLRCVHDPYCGWDKDMNACKPYEPGLLQDVSNRTAAVCDSSVGKRKLVVTWGQSVHLGCFVKMPEVLADQEVKWYHYSKEKGRYQIAYKYGAGGDKFIETSEKGLVIVGVNEQDAGRYDCWLGGSLLCSYNITVDAHRCSAPAKSNDYQKIYSDWCHEFEKYKSAMKSWERKQAQCASRQNDSNQNLHTNEVYGTPLV from the exons AGAGACGCGCTTAATCTGGAGCCCAGCAACGTGGCAAATTGCGTGTCCAAAGGGAAATCAGAG CACTTCGACTGCCGGAATCACATAAGGGTGATCCAGCCAATGGGGGACGGCAATCGGCTCTACATGTGCGGCACGAACGCTCACTCGCCCAAGGATTGGGTGATTTAT AGCAATCTGACCCATTTGCCTCGCCACGAGTTCGTACCAGGCGTGGGAAtggccattgcgaagtgtccttacGATCCTGCGGACAATTCGACGGCCGTCTGGGTGGAGAAGGGCAATCCTGGGGACCTGCCAGCTCTTTATTCCGGCACCAACGCCGAATTCACCAAAGCCGATACCGTAATCTTCCGCACGGATCTGTACAATTTAACCACCGGTCGCAAGGCGTTCAGCTTCAAGAGGACGCTGAAGTACGACTCGAAATGGCTGGACA AACCTAATTTCGTGGGATCTTACGACATCGGCAGCCACGTGTTCTTCTTCTTCCGCGAGACCGcggtggaatacataaactgCGGGAAAAGCGTGTACTCCCGCGTGGCGAGAGTTTGCAAGAGGGATACAGGCGGCAAGAACATTCTGTCGCAGAATTGGTCGACTTATCTGAAGGCCAGGTTGAACTGCTCGATACCTGGCGAGTTTCCGTTCTACTTCAACGAGATAC AGAGCATTTACAAGGTGCCAGGCGACGACACCCACTTTTACGGGACTTTCACAACGTCGACGAACGGATTGATGGGTTCGGCGATTTGCTCGTTCCACATCGACGCTATTCAAGAGGCGTTCCGCGGAAAATTCAAAGAGCAGGCGACGAGCAGCAGCGCCTGGCTTCCGGTGCTCCCGAACAAAGTTCCTGAACCACGACCAGGTCAATGCGTGAACGACACCGAAACGTTCCCGGACACCGTCCTGAACTTCATCCGGTCCCACCCTCTGATGGACTCGGCCATATCGCACGAGAACGAGAAACCTGTCTTTTATAAACGCGACGTGATGCTCACGCGGTTGGTCGTGGACAAACTGCGAATCGACTTCGTCGACGTCGATCTCGATTACACGGTCTACTACGCTGGGTCCA GTGACGGACGTGTGCACAAAGTTGTTCAATGGATAGACAACAACGGGGAGTCGCAGTCTATCCTGTTGGACGTTTTCGACGTGACGCCTGGCGAGCCGATCCAGGCGATGGAGATCTCGAAGGAGCACAAGGCTCTTTACGTGGCGTCCGACCATCGAATAAAGCAGATCGACCTGGTGATGTGCACGCGCAGATACGACAACTGCCTCCGTTGCGTCCACGATCCTTACTGCGGCTGGGACAAGGACATGAACGCGTGCAAGCCTTACGAACCTGG ACTTCTTCAGGACGTGTCGAACAGAACGGCAGCCGTTTGCGACAGTAGCGTGGGTAAACGGAAGCTGGTAGTCACCTGGGGCCAGTCGGTGCATCTGGGCTGTTTCGTGAAGATGCCGGAAGTGCTGGCGGACCAGGAAGTCAAGTGGTACCACTACAGCAAGGAGAAGGGGAGGTATCAGATCGCGTACAAGTATGGCGCCGGGGGGGACAAGTTCATCGAGACGTCCGAGAAGGGCCTGGTGATCGTTGGCGTGAACGAGCAGGACGCCGGCAGGTACGATTGCTGGCTAGGCGGCTCGCTTCTCTGCTCGTACAACATCACCGTGGACGCTCACAGATGCTCAGCGCCGGCCAAGTCTAACGACTATCAGAAGATATACTCGGACTGGTGCCACGAGTTCGAGAAATACAAGTCTGCCATGAAGAGCTGGGAGAGGAAGCAAGCG CAATGCGCCTCGAGGCAGAACGACAGCAATCAAAACCTGCACACGAACGAGGTCTACGGCACGCCCCTGGTCTGA